One window of the Ananas comosus cultivar F153 unplaced genomic scaffold, ASM154086v1, whole genome shotgun sequence genome contains the following:
- the LOC109705309 gene encoding ubiquitin-like-specific protease 1D encodes MNQNPPVPDIPIPERIWKNLPRRIEKRKIAVPQQKNEYDCGLFVLYFMERFIAEAPERLRRKDLATLGGRRWFRPEEASALRNRIRILLLEEFGKAKAGNCKKELKSSENSDEDG; translated from the exons ATGAATCAAAATCCTCCTGTGCCAGATATTCCCATACCAGAAAGGATATGGAAGAATCTCCCTCGTAGGATTGAGAAGAGGAAAATTGCG GTTCCTCAGCAGAAAAATGAGTATGATTGTGGTCTATTTGTGCTTTACTTCATGGAGCGGTTTATCGCTGAGGCCCCCGAAAGACTTCGAAGGAAAGACCTTGCAACG CTTGGTGGTCGCAGGTGGTTTCGACCTGAAGAAGCTTCTGCTCTGAGAAACCGAATCCGAATCCTGCTTCTCGAAGAATTTGGGAAGGCTAAAGCTGGAAACTGCAAAAAGGAGTTAAAGTCCTCTGAGAACTCCGACGAAGATGGTTGA